GCAGTAGCGGTCGTAGTTGTTCTCGGCGCTGCAGCCGAACGGAAACGCCAGCCGGTCGTCCGTCTTCAACCGCTGCACGCCGCCGTGCGCGGTGAAGCGCCAGTCGGCGTTCAGCCGCTGGGTCCAGCGCAGCGAGCCGGTGTCGCCGCGCATCACCACCGGTTGCGACCAGGGCTGGTTGTTGAGGTTGATGCGCGGGTCCACCGGCGCCGGCAACGCGTTGCCCAACAGGCTGAAGCCCGGCTGGCTGGGCGCGGCGAAGCGGCTGGTCTCGAACTCGGCCTCCAGCAGCGTGTCGGCCGACAGCCGCCAGTCGGTGGCCAGCGCGAACAGGTGCCGCTCGCCCCGGGCGTCGCGCAGCGGCGGGGCGATGCGCTCGGCCGCGGCGTTGAGGCGCAGGCCCACCGCGCCGTCCGCGCCGAAGCGGTCGCCCAGGTCCACCGAGGTCAGCACGCCGCCGCGCGAGGCGACGCCCACCGTGCCGCTGCGGATGCGCCCCTCCGGTCGCTTGACGACCAGGTTCAGCAGCCCGCCCGGTGCGCTGGTGCCCGCCTGGATGCCGCTGGTGCCCTTGAGGATCTCGACCGCAGCCTTGTTGTCCAGCGGCAGCCGCGTCTCGGCGCTGATCGGCAGGCCGTCGCGTCGGACGTTGTACTTGTTGTCCAGGGCATAGCCGCGCACCGACAGGATGTCCCAGTAGTTCACCGAGTTGTAGGCGTCGGACACGCCGGCGTCGAAGCGGGTGAGGTCGGCCAGCCGGCCGCTGCCGCTGTCCTTCAGCACCTCGGCCGGGATGCTGGTGGCCTGCACCGGCAGCCGGTTGAGCGGCACGTCGGCGAAGCCGCCGATGGCCAGGCCCGGGCTGCGCGGCGCGGTGACGGTGACGTCCAGGCCGGTGCCGCCGGCCTGGGCCATGGCCGAGGGCAGGGCGCCGGCCACCAGCGCGGCGGCCAGCGCGATGCGCGCGGGGCGGACGCTGGGCGAAGGAGGGGAAAAGGAAGAAGGGCTCGTCATCATGGTGTCCGGGCGACGAGCAGGGCGCGAACACCGGACGGCACGGCGGCCCTCCATCGATGCGAGCTTCCCTGCGCGAGGATTACCTCAATCAGGTTCAAAGGGACTCTCTCAGTCGGCTCGCCGGTCAGGCGGGCCAACACCCCTAGCGGATGCGACGGCGCAGGACGCCGTCGCGGGCCGGATGATAACGAAAGCGTAGGGCGGCCCGTGGCTCAGAGGATGAGCCAGCGGGCAGAGGCTCAGATCGGCGTGTCGCCCGCCACCCCGAGCCGCTGCTGCAAGGCCGGGCTGGTGGTGGTGTACTGCAGCGGCACGCGCTCGCCGGGATGGAGGTGCTCGGCCGCGGCGAAGGCGGCGAGCGTGGCCTCGTGGAAGCCGCAGACGATGAGCTTTCGCTTGCCGGGGTAGTGGTTGATGTCGCCCACCGCGAAGATGCCCGGCTCGCTGGTCTGGAAGCGCTCGGTGTCCACCGTGAGCAGCCGGCGCTCCATCGCCAGGCCCCAGTGCGCGACGGGGCCGAGCTGGGGGGACAGGCCCAGGCCGACGAGCAGCAGGTCCAGCGGCTGCTGGACCTCGGCGCCCTCGGCGGTGGCCAGGGTCAGCGCGACCAGCCGGCCCTCCCGTTCGGCCAGGCCCACCGGCTGGCCGAGCGAGAGGTGCACGTCGCCCGCGGCCAGGGCCTGGTGGAAGCGCGACACCGTGGCCGGCTCGGCGCGCCAGTGGTCGCGGCGGTGCACGACGGTGATGCGGGCGGCGGCGCGGCCCTCGGCCAGCGCCAGCGCCCACGACAGCGTCGACTCGGTGTCGCCGGCGACGACCACATGGCGGCCGCGCGTCACCGCATCGTCCGGACGGTGGTGGAAGACCTGCCGGCCCTCGAAGGCGCGCAGGCCCTCGACCCGCAGCCGCTTCGGGGTGAAGGCGCCCAGGCCGCCGGCGATGACCACCACGCCGGCGTCGAGGCGGGTGCCGGCCTCGGTGGCGACGTCGAAGCGACCGTCCGCGCGCCGCTGCAGTGAGGTCACCTCCTGGCCCAGGTGCCGTTCCACGGCGAAGGGCGCCAGCTGCTGCTGCAGCCGCTCGACCAGTTCACCGCCCGAGCAGCGGGGCAGCCCGGGGATGTCGTAGATCGGCTTGTCGGGGTACAGCTCGGCGCATTGCCCGCCGACGAAGGGCAGGGCGTCGACGACGGCGCAGCGCAGGCCCTGCAGGCCGAGCTGGAAGGCCTGCCACAGGCCCACCGGGCCCGCGCCGATGACCAGCGCGTCCACGGTCATGGGGCGCTACTTGATCAGCTCGGACACCTTGTCCTTGCGGTCCTTCCAGTCGTCGGCGTCGGGCAGCGGCGCCTTGCGCTTGGTGATGCTGGGCCACTGCTTGGCCAGGTCGGCGTTGAGCTTGATGAAGGCCAGCTGGTCCGACGGCACGTCCTCCTCCGGGAGGATGGCGTTGACCGGGCACTCGGGGATGCAGACGGCGCAGTCGATGCACTCGTCGGGGTCGATGGCCAGGAAGTTGGGGCCTTCGCGGAAGCAGTCCACCGGGCAGACATCGACGCAGTCGGTGTATTTGCAGCGGATGCAGGCTTCGGTGACAACGTGGGTCATGTCGATCTCTGGGGACGTCGAAGGCGAAGGGCAGCCGAGGGCGATGGCGCCGCGCGGCAAACGAAGGATTTTAAGTCGGCACCGGCTGCCCGCCGGCGCCCACGACCACCACGGTGGGACGGCCTTCGTGCAGCGGCTGGGCCTGGGCGAGGGTGGCGACGGTGTGGTCGCTGGCCCGGGCGTCGGGCCAGCCGGCGCGCGAGACGACGTGCACCGCCGTGCCGCCGCCCCAGCCTTCGCCGCGCAGGCGCTCGGACAGCGACGCCAGCTGGCGTCCGGCCATGTAGAACACCTCGCTGTCCGCGTGGCGCACGGCGTGCAGCTCGCCCTCGCGCGTCATCGCGGTGGCCAGGGTGACGCTGCGGCCGCTGCCGCGCCGGGTCAGCGGGCGCAGGCCGTGGGCGGCGGCGGCGCTGGCGGCGGTGACGCCGGGCACCACCTCGCAGGCGATGCCGGCCTGCGCCAGCGCGGCCAGCTCCTCTTCCAGCCGACCGAAGATGCTGGGGTCGCCGCCCTTCAGGCGCACCACGGTGCGGTGGCGGGCCGCCAGTGCGACCAGCCGCCGGTTGATCTGGACCTGCGGTGTGCTGTCGTCGGCGAAGCCGCGCTTGCCCACCGGCTGCCAGTCGGCCTGCGGCGCCAGCGCCTGCAGCGCCGGCAGGTCGATGAGGGCATCGTGCAGCACCACCTCCGCCTGCTGCAGCCGCTGCAGGCCGCGCAGGGTGATGAGGTCGGCCGCGCCCGGGCCGGCGCCGACGAACACCACGCGGCCGGTCATCGGCGCCGCCCGGGGCCTACTGCGGCTGCGAGACCAGCAGCGCGCCGCTGGTGCGGTTGCTGGTCGGGTCGACGACGATCAGGGCGCCGCCGATGCGGTTGTCCGCATAGGCTTCCACCGGCAGGGGCTGCTGCACCTCCACCGTGACATGGCCGATGTCGTTGACCGCCAGTTCGTGCGCGTCGGTCTCGTCCAGGGTGTGGATGTCCAGGCGGTGGTCGATGCTGGCGATGCGCGCCTGCACCCAGCGGTTGCCATGGCGCACCCAGTACTTGCGGCCGACCACCGCGGGCTCGGTGTCCAGCCAGGCCAGCGTGGCGGTGAAGCGCTGTGTGCTCTTCAGCGCCTCGGGGGTGCCGATCCAGTCGCCGCGCGACACGTCGAGCTGGCGGTCCAGCACCAGGCCGGCGGACTGGCCGGCCTCGGCCTTCGCCACCACTTCGCCCGCACGGCGCACCTCGGCCACCACCGCCCGCTGGCCGCTGGGGAAGAGCTGCACCGCATCGCCGGCCTTCACCTGCCCATGCGCGATGCGGCCCCACAGCGTGCGCGGCTGGTTGCCGGTGCCTTCGCCTTCACGGGCGACGTACTGCACCGGCAGCAGCAGGTCGCCCTGAGTGCGCTCCTGCGTGGCGGGCAGGGTGTGCAGCAGCTGCAGCAGCGAGGGGCCGTGGTACCAGGGCGCGTCCAGCGGCTGGGTGACGTTGTCGCCGCGCAGGGCGGAGACCGGCACGATGCCCGCCACCTGGATGCCGGCGGCGGCGGCGAAGGTGCGCAGCGCCTGGCCCACCGCCTCGTAGGCTGCGCCGGCGTCGTCCACCGCGTCGATCTTGTTGATGGCGAAGAGGATGCTCGGCACGCGCAGCAGCTGCGCCAGCAGCGCATGGCGCCGGGTCTGGGGCAGCAGTTGCACCTCGGCCGCCCGCCAGTCGATCTTGGTGATGTCGACCAGCACCACCGCGGCGTCGCTGCCGGCGGCTGCGGTCACCATGTTGCGGGTGTACTGCTCATGGCCGGGGGCGTCGGCGATGATGAACTTGCGCGTCTTGGTGGCGAAGTAGCGGTACGCCACGTCGATGGTGATGCCCTGCTCGCGCTCGGCCTCCAGGCCGTCGGTCAGCAGCGACAGGTCGATCGGCTCGCCGGCGGCGCGCTTGGCCAGCGTGTCGAGCTGGTCGGCCAGGATGGCCTGGCTCTCGAACAGCAGGCGTCCGATGAGCGTGCTCTTGCCGTCGTCGACGCTGCCGCAGGTGAGGAAGCGCAGGGCGCGGTGGTCGTCGACGGCGCCGGTGATGGTCTCGTGGTTCTTCGGCACGGCGGACATCAGAAATAACCTTCCTTCTTGCGGCGTTCCATCGACGCGTCGGACGTGCGGTCGTCCATGCGGGTGGCGCCGCGCTCGCTCACCGTCACGGTCAGCGTCTCGGCCACGATGGCGGCGGCGCTGTCGGCGTCGCTTTCCACCGGGCAGGTGCAGGTCATGTCGCCGACGGTGCGAAAGCGCACCGGCACCCGTTCGACGGTCTCGCCGGCCTCGGGCGGCGTGACCTCGGTCACCGGCACCAGCAAGCCCTTGCGCCGCACCACCTCGCGCTCGTGCTTGAAGTAGAGGCTGGGCAGCGGGATGTTCTCGCGGGCGATGTACAGCCAGACGTCGAGCTCGGTCCAGTTGCTGATCGGGAAGGCGCGGAAGTGCTCGCCGGGGCGGATGCGGGTGTTGAACAGCGTCCACAGCTCGGGCCGCTGCTCCTTCGGCTGCCATTGGCCGAAGCTGTCGCGGTGGCTGAAGATGCGCTCCTTGGCGCGCGCCTTCTCCTCGTCGCGGCGGGCGCCGCCGATCAGGCAGTCGAAGCGGTGCTCCTCGATGGTCTCCAGCAGGGTCACCGTCTGGTGGCCGTTGCGCGATTCCAGCGGATGGGCCAGGCGGATGGTGCCCTTCTTGATCGAGTCCTCGAGGTGGCCGACGACCAGCCGCTCGCCCATCTCGGCCACGCGGCGGTCGCGGAACTCGATGACCTCGGGGAAGTTGTGGCCGGTGTCCACGTGCACCAGCGGGAAGGGCAGCCGGCCCTTGAAGTCGTTGCCCGAGATCCTGGTCTTGAAGGCCTTCTCGGCCAGGCGCAGGACGACGCACGAGTCCTTGCCGCCGGAGAACAGCAGGGCGGGGCGCTCGAAGCTGGCGGCCACCTCGCGCAGGATGAAGATGGCTTCCTCTTCCAGCCAGTCGAGGTGCGAATGGTCGAGCTGCGGCAGCAGCTGCTCAACGCTGGTGGCGGCGTTCACGGTCGGGCTCCGATCATCGAGACGACGGGGTCGTCTTCTTCTTCCTCATGCTTGACGTGCAGGCCGCACTCCTTGCTGGACTCCTCCCACCACCAGCGGCCGGCGCGGAAGTCCTCGCCCACGGCGATGGCGCGCGTGCAGGGCGCGCAGCCGATGCTGGGCATGAACTCGTCGTGCAGCGGGTTGTAGGGCACGTCGTGGGTGCGAACGTAGTGCCAGACGTCCGCCCAGCTCCAGTCGGCCAGCGGGTTGACCTTGCTGCGGCCCTGGTCGTCGGGCTCGGTGAAGGGCACGTCGGCGCGGGCGCCGGACTGCTCGCGCCGCAGGCCGGTGACCCAGGCGCTGCGGCCGGCCAGCATGCGGGCCAGCGGCTCCAGCTTGCGGATGCCGCAGCAGGCCTTGCGCAGCTCGATGCTCTGGTACATCGCGTCCTCGCCATTGCGGGCGACGAACTGGATCACGGCCTCGGCCACCGGCTTGAACACCTCCACCGTGCGACCGTAGCGCTGCTCGATGGCGGGGATCAGCGCCAGCGTCTGCGGGTGCAGCTTGCCGGTGTCCAGCGTGGCGATGGCGATGGGCAGGCCGTGGCGGGCGAGCAGGTCGGTCACGACCATGTCCTCCACGCCCAGGCTGGTCGACTGCACGATGCCGCCCGGGTGGCCGGCCGCGGCGTCGCGCAGCACTTCCACCGCGTGGGCGACGCGGTCGGCGAAACCCGCGGTCTCGCGGGCGTAGAGGGCAATCGCGCTCATGCCGACCTCCGCAGAGCCGCCTCAAGCAGGTCGGACGCCCCCTCGGGGGGCAGCGAACGAATGTGAGCGTGGGGGGCCGTTCATATCGCGGCCCCTGTCTGCACGAACTCGCGCTCCTCGCCCGCCGGCCGCGCGAACCACGGCCGCGGCTCGCGCACGTCGCCCTGGTAGTGGCCGGGGAAGAAGGCCAGCGCACGCTCGGCCGCCTCGCGCGACTGGTCGCCGCGCAGCACGGCGGTGTCGAAGCCGGTGCGCTGCATCAGCGGCAGCATGTCCACCAGCACCTCGCCGGTGGCGCGCACCTCGCCGGTGTAGCCGAAGCGCTCGCGCAGGAGGTGCGCCTGGCTGTAGGCCCGGCCGTCCACCCACTTGGGGAACTGCAGCGCGACCAGCTGCAGCCGCGGCAGGTCGGGCTCGAGTTGCTCGATGTCGGCGTCGTTGGGCACCGCCACGCCGGTGGGCAGGCTCGCCGGCCAGGTGGCGCGCACCGCGTGCCACTGTTCGAGCGTCAGCAGGCGGTGCGACGCGGCCACCGGGTGCGGGGTCGGCCCGTCTTCGCCCAGGGGCATGTGCCAGGGGTCCTGGGCTTTGTCGATGAACTTCATGGAAGGGATCCTCAAGCCGCGGTGGCGT
The sequence above is a segment of the Aquabacterium sp. J223 genome. Coding sequences within it:
- a CDS encoding NAD(P)/FAD-dependent oxidoreductase is translated as MTVDALVIGAGPVGLWQAFQLGLQGLRCAVVDALPFVGGQCAELYPDKPIYDIPGLPRCSGGELVERLQQQLAPFAVERHLGQEVTSLQRRADGRFDVATEAGTRLDAGVVVIAGGLGAFTPKRLRVEGLRAFEGRQVFHHRPDDAVTRGRHVVVAGDTESTLSWALALAEGRAAARITVVHRRDHWRAEPATVSRFHQALAAGDVHLSLGQPVGLAEREGRLVALTLATAEGAEVQQPLDLLLVGLGLSPQLGPVAHWGLAMERRLLTVDTERFQTSEPGIFAVGDINHYPGKRKLIVCGFHEATLAAFAAAEHLHPGERVPLQYTTTSPALQQRLGVAGDTPI
- the fdxA gene encoding ferredoxin FdxA, whose translation is MTHVVTEACIRCKYTDCVDVCPVDCFREGPNFLAIDPDECIDCAVCIPECPVNAILPEEDVPSDQLAFIKLNADLAKQWPSITKRKAPLPDADDWKDRKDKVSELIK
- the cobA gene encoding uroporphyrinogen-III C-methyltransferase codes for the protein MTGRVVFVGAGPGAADLITLRGLQRLQQAEVVLHDALIDLPALQALAPQADWQPVGKRGFADDSTPQVQINRRLVALAARHRTVVRLKGGDPSIFGRLEEELAALAQAGIACEVVPGVTAASAAAAHGLRPLTRRGSGRSVTLATAMTREGELHAVRHADSEVFYMAGRQLASLSERLRGEGWGGGTAVHVVSRAGWPDARASDHTVATLAQAQPLHEGRPTVVVVGAGGQPVPT
- a CDS encoding sulfate adenylyltransferase subunit 1, giving the protein MSAVPKNHETITGAVDDHRALRFLTCGSVDDGKSTLIGRLLFESQAILADQLDTLAKRAAGEPIDLSLLTDGLEAEREQGITIDVAYRYFATKTRKFIIADAPGHEQYTRNMVTAAAGSDAAVVLVDITKIDWRAAEVQLLPQTRRHALLAQLLRVPSILFAINKIDAVDDAGAAYEAVGQALRTFAAAAGIQVAGIVPVSALRGDNVTQPLDAPWYHGPSLLQLLHTLPATQERTQGDLLLPVQYVAREGEGTGNQPRTLWGRIAHGQVKAGDAVQLFPSGQRAVVAEVRRAGEVVAKAEAGQSAGLVLDRQLDVSRGDWIGTPEALKSTQRFTATLAWLDTEPAVVGRKYWVRHGNRWVQARIASIDHRLDIHTLDETDAHELAVNDIGHVTVEVQQPLPVEAYADNRIGGALIVVDPTSNRTSGALLVSQPQ
- the cysD gene encoding sulfate adenylyltransferase subunit CysD; this translates as MNAATSVEQLLPQLDHSHLDWLEEEAIFILREVAASFERPALLFSGGKDSCVVLRLAEKAFKTRISGNDFKGRLPFPLVHVDTGHNFPEVIEFRDRRVAEMGERLVVGHLEDSIKKGTIRLAHPLESRNGHQTVTLLETIEEHRFDCLIGGARRDEEKARAKERIFSHRDSFGQWQPKEQRPELWTLFNTRIRPGEHFRAFPISNWTELDVWLYIARENIPLPSLYFKHEREVVRRKGLLVPVTEVTPPEAGETVERVPVRFRTVGDMTCTCPVESDADSAAAIVAETLTVTVSERGATRMDDRTSDASMERRKKEGYF
- a CDS encoding phosphoadenylyl-sulfate reductase → MSAIALYARETAGFADRVAHAVEVLRDAAAGHPGGIVQSTSLGVEDMVVTDLLARHGLPIAIATLDTGKLHPQTLALIPAIEQRYGRTVEVFKPVAEAVIQFVARNGEDAMYQSIELRKACCGIRKLEPLARMLAGRSAWVTGLRREQSGARADVPFTEPDDQGRSKVNPLADWSWADVWHYVRTHDVPYNPLHDEFMPSIGCAPCTRAIAVGEDFRAGRWWWEESSKECGLHVKHEEEEDDPVVSMIGARP
- a CDS encoding DUF934 domain-containing protein yields the protein MKFIDKAQDPWHMPLGEDGPTPHPVAASHRLLTLEQWHAVRATWPASLPTGVAVPNDADIEQLEPDLPRLQLVALQFPKWVDGRAYSQAHLLRERFGYTGEVRATGEVLVDMLPLMQRTGFDTAVLRGDQSREAAERALAFFPGHYQGDVREPRPWFARPAGEEREFVQTGAAI